A genomic region of Candidatus Bathyarchaeota archaeon contains the following coding sequences:
- a CDS encoding DUF106 domain-containing protein, whose amino-acid sequence MASWIDELFNQIMKSLEPYAFIPNSTLLILTVATILALVTNLSNRFLVDIKRMKAIMKEVNAWRKEFEEAKKSKNKQLLAKVMKKQQAIMTLQGKMMWDRMKISFLFLIPFWLVFMILNKFYGVQPVALSPFSIPYLLTGVLDETYKAFKLSFFSWYVICSFGISLPLSRILGVNPED is encoded by the coding sequence ATGGCAAGTTGGATTGATGAATTATTTAATCAAATAATGAAAAGTCTTGAACCTTACGCTTTTATTCCAAATTCAACATTATTAATTTTAACCGTAGCTACTATTCTAGCGTTAGTAACTAATTTATCAAATAGGTTTCTAGTTGATATTAAAAGGATGAAGGCCATAATGAAGGAGGTTAACGCCTGGAGAAAAGAATTTGAAGAAGCTAAAAAAAGCAAAAATAAACAATTGCTTGCTAAAGTTATGAAAAAGCAACAAGCTATAATGACTCTTCAAGGAAAAATGATGTGGGACAGAATGAAAATAAGCTTTTTATTTCTTATACCATTCTGGCTTGTATTCATGATTTTAAATAAATTTTATGGAGTTCAACCAGTAGCATTATCACCTTTTTCAATTCCATATCTTTTAACTGGGGTTTTAGATGAAACCTATAAAGCTTTTAAATTATCTTTCTTTTCATGGTATGTTATATGCTCTTTTGGAATAAGTCTTCCCTTATCTAGAATATTAGGGGTTAATCCTGAAGATTAA
- a CDS encoding GNAT family N-acetyltransferase, translating to MNKENTSSIIIREATPNDLLNIVKLAKELTISESNIDPMVNPFSKFQDSEWILRNIKGDKTVVFVAEHNGEIVGYILGWVSQPWDYKSNRGYICDCFVKEKYRRKGIGAALCKAILNWFINRNVTCIEADVYSNNTASLEMFKSLGFKEVAKKLRLVIDEK from the coding sequence TTGAATAAAGAAAATACTTCAAGTATTATTATAAGAGAAGCAACCCCTAACGATTTATTAAACATAGTTAAGTTAGCTAAAGAACTTACTATAAGCGAAAGTAATATTGATCCAATGGTTAACCCTTTTAGTAAATTCCAAGATTCTGAATGGATTTTAAGAAATATTAAAGGAGATAAAACGGTTGTATTTGTGGCAGAGCATAATGGAGAAATAGTGGGGTATATTCTTGGATGGGTAAGTCAACCTTGGGATTATAAAAGCAATAGAGGATATATATGCGACTGCTTTGTTAAAGAAAAGTATAGAAGAAAAGGAATAGGAGCAGCATTATGTAAAGCTATTTTAAACTGGTTTATAAATAGAAATGTAACATGTATTGAAGCTGATGTTTACTCAAATAATACAGCTTCCTTAGAAATGTTTAAATCTTTAGGGTTTAAAGAAGTAGCTAAAAAACTTAGATTAGTAATTGATGAGAAATAG
- a CDS encoding 50S ribosomal protein L14e: MTAMEIGRVCIKTAGREKGKKCVIVDIIDKNFVLVTGPKSLTGVKRRRANIKHLKPTEEKIKIKKGASDEAVLKALQSNKDVTSSS, translated from the coding sequence ATGACAGCTATGGAAATAGGTCGTGTATGCATAAAAACAGCTGGTAGAGAAAAAGGGAAAAAATGCGTTATAGTAGATATTATTGATAAAAACTTCGTTTTAGTTACAGGGCCAAAATCTTTAACTGGTGTAAAAAGAAGAAGAGCAAACATAAAACATTTAAAACCAACTGAAGAGAAAATAAAGATAAAAAAAGGAGCTTCTGATGAAGCTGTTCTTAAAGCTTTACAATCAAATAAAGATGTTACCTCTTCCTCTTAG
- a CDS encoding DNA-directed RNA polymerase subunit D, translated as MVIEMEIKIIHEDKNSIKLLIEGASLAFINALRRTIIGEVPTMAIENVMILENSSLMYDEILAHRLGLIPLTTDLDSYVLPEKCSCKSELGCSKCSVSLMLNVEAIDESLTVYSKDLQSQDPNVKPVNDKIPILKLAPGQKVKLEAYAKLGKGNEHAKWQPVSVCIHKYYPNVTVDEKKCDGCGECIKFCPRNVFKLINGKLIVKNELNCTLCFECVKHCPKKSSPINVTWIKDKFIFYLESTGALPPKRIIKEAIKIINEKTDEFLNILSKMEENT; from the coding sequence ATGGTAATTGAAATGGAAATTAAAATTATTCATGAAGATAAAAATTCAATAAAACTTTTAATTGAAGGGGCTTCATTAGCCTTTATTAATGCGCTTAGAAGAACAATCATAGGTGAAGTTCCAACAATGGCTATTGAAAACGTTATGATTCTTGAAAATTCTTCATTAATGTATGATGAAATTTTAGCTCATAGGTTAGGGCTTATCCCTCTTACAACAGATCTTGACAGTTATGTTCTACCTGAAAAATGCTCTTGTAAAAGTGAATTAGGATGCAGTAAGTGTAGTGTTTCTTTAATGTTAAATGTTGAAGCAATAGATGAATCGTTAACTGTTTATTCTAAAGATTTACAATCGCAAGATCCTAACGTGAAGCCTGTAAATGATAAAATTCCAATTTTAAAGCTTGCTCCAGGACAAAAAGTCAAACTTGAAGCTTATGCTAAACTTGGAAAAGGTAATGAACATGCTAAATGGCAACCTGTTTCAGTTTGTATACATAAATACTATCCAAATGTGACTGTTGATGAAAAAAAATGTGATGGTTGCGGTGAATGTATTAAATTCTGCCCTAGAAATGTATTTAAGTTAATTAATGGAAAGTTAATAGTGAAAAATGAGTTAAATTGTACTTTATGCTTTGAATGTGTAAAGCATTGCCCAAAAAAATCTTCACCAATAAACGTAACTTGGATAAAAGATAAATTTATCTTTTATTTAGAGTCTACAGGAGCTTTACCTCCGAAAAGAATAATAAAGGAAGCAATAAAGATAATTAATGAAAAAACAGATGAGTTTCTAAATATTCTTTCTAAAATGGAGGAAAATACTTAA
- a CDS encoding DUF211 domain-containing protein: MNEEKILIKKLVLDVLKPREPPIYELAAKLTTCQGVSEVNILLAEIDQNTESIKVSVNGDSIDINSIKKCIEEYGASIHSIDEVTVAKRKR; encoded by the coding sequence ATGAATGAAGAGAAAATTTTAATAAAAAAACTTGTTTTAGATGTATTAAAACCTAGAGAGCCTCCAATCTATGAGTTAGCAGCTAAGTTAACTACTTGTCAAGGAGTTTCTGAAGTTAATATTTTATTAGCTGAAATTGATCAAAACACTGAAAGCATAAAGGTTTCAGTTAACGGGGACAGCATTGATATAAATTCAATAAAAAAATGTATAGAGGAGTATGGAGCTAGCATTCATAGTATTGATGAGGTTACAGTAGCTAAGAGGAAGAGGTAA
- a CDS encoding 50S ribosomal protein L30: MNSIKTETGKCLIAVRIRGMPRAHPEVKTTLKLLKLFRKHNAMIFHETPSIKGMLEKVKDLITWGEATEESIYLLLSKRGKTIDGEKLTDENVKKLGFNSIKELAKAIFNGEISLKKLRKLNLPFKLNSPSKGFKKSIKKPFKIGGELGYRGEEINELVARMV; encoded by the coding sequence ATGAATTCTATTAAAACTGAAACTGGAAAATGCTTAATTGCTGTTAGGATTAGAGGTATGCCTAGAGCGCATCCAGAAGTAAAAACAACTTTAAAACTTTTAAAATTGTTTAGAAAACATAATGCAATGATTTTTCATGAAACTCCAAGTATTAAAGGAATGTTAGAGAAAGTTAAAGATTTAATAACATGGGGTGAAGCTACTGAAGAATCAATTTATTTACTTTTAAGTAAAAGAGGGAAAACAATAGATGGTGAAAAATTAACGGATGAAAACGTAAAAAAGCTTGGTTTCAACTCAATTAAAGAATTAGCTAAAGCAATATTTAATGGAGAAATATCCTTGAAGAAATTGCGAAAACTGAATTTACCTTTTAAATTGAATTCACCTTCAAAAGGTTTTAAGAAAAGCATAAAAAAACCTTTTAAAATTGGTGGAGAACTAGGATATAGAGGAGAAGAAATAAACGAACTTGTAGCTAGAATGGTTTAA
- a CDS encoding 30S ribosomal protein S13 → MKEYRHIVRIAGTDIDGSKKLVYGLAKIKGVGVSFANAIVNMIKLNPNLRIGELTGEQVALIEDAINNPAKYNIPSWLYNQRKELYTGKDMHLIGSELELKEKMNIELMKSIKCWKGVRHSLGLKVRGQKTRTTGRKGRAVGVKKREAAKK, encoded by the coding sequence TTGAAAGAGTACAGGCATATAGTTAGAATTGCAGGAACAGATATTGATGGTAGCAAAAAACTTGTATATGGTCTTGCAAAAATTAAAGGCGTAGGTGTAAGTTTCGCTAACGCCATAGTTAATATGATAAAACTTAACCCTAACCTTAGAATCGGTGAATTAACTGGAGAACAAGTAGCTTTAATAGAGGATGCTATTAATAACCCAGCAAAATATAATATCCCTTCATGGCTTTATAATCAAAGAAAAGAACTTTATACTGGCAAAGATATGCATTTAATTGGTTCAGAGTTAGAATTAAAAGAGAAAATGAATATAGAATTAATGAAAAGCATAAAATGCTGGAAGGGAGTTAGGCATTCATTAGGATTAAAAGTTAGAGGGCAAAAAACTAGAACTACCGGTAGAAAAGGAAGAGCTGTTGGAGTTAAGAAAAGAGAAGCTGCGAAAAAGTAA
- a CDS encoding 30S ribosomal protein S9, protein MPERKKVLVAVGKRKTALAKAVLRPGSGRVTINAVPLEVFTPEMAQTKIMEPLIIAGDKAKEIDIEVNVIGGGVMSRADAARMAIAKGLLSFIKSAELKKKLIMYDRSMIAGDPRRTEPKKFGGPGPRRRRQKSYR, encoded by the coding sequence ATGCCTGAAAGAAAAAAAGTTTTAGTAGCCGTTGGGAAAAGAAAAACAGCTTTAGCTAAAGCTGTTTTAAGACCAGGTTCTGGAAGAGTAACTATAAACGCTGTTCCACTGGAAGTATTCACTCCAGAAATGGCTCAAACAAAAATTATGGAACCTCTAATAATAGCTGGAGATAAAGCTAAAGAGATAGATATAGAGGTTAATGTTATAGGTGGAGGAGTAATGTCTAGAGCTGATGCTGCTAGAATGGCTATAGCTAAAGGCTTATTAAGCTTTATAAAAAGTGCGGAATTGAAAAAAAAGCTTATAATGTACGATCGAAGCATGATTGCTGGTGACCCAAGAAGAACTGAACCAAAGAAGTTTGGAGGCCCAGGACCTAGAAGAAGAAGACAAAAATCCTATAGGTGA
- a CDS encoding AAA family ATPase translates to MIIAIGGLHGTGKSTCAKALAKIFNLKYVSAGEMFRKIAQERGVSIEELSKISETDKSIDLAIDELTKKEAEAGNVILEGQLTPWIVKNNAFKIYVAASKKDRLTRIARRDGVSLEEAEKETLNREASERKRYKEYYGINIDDLSIYDLIIDTSLFSKDETIKILEKIIKITKNYLKGEN, encoded by the coding sequence TTGATAATTGCTATAGGAGGTTTACATGGTACAGGCAAATCTACATGCGCTAAAGCCTTAGCAAAAATATTTAATTTAAAGTATGTTTCAGCTGGGGAAATGTTTAGAAAAATAGCGCAGGAAAGAGGAGTTTCAATAGAGGAGCTTTCTAAAATTTCTGAAACAGATAAATCTATTGATTTAGCTATAGATGAACTAACTAAGAAAGAAGCTGAAGCTGGAAATGTTATTTTAGAGGGTCAATTAACGCCTTGGATTGTGAAAAATAACGCTTTTAAAATTTACGTAGCCGCCTCTAAAAAAGATCGATTAACAAGAATTGCAAGAAGAGATGGGGTATCACTTGAAGAAGCTGAAAAAGAAACTTTAAACAGAGAAGCTTCAGAAAGAAAAAGGTATAAAGAATATTATGGAATAAACATTGATGATTTATCAATTTACGATTTAATAATAGATACAAGTTTATTTAGTAAAGATGAAACCATAAAAATTCTTGAAAAAATCATTAAAATTACAAAAAATTATCTTAAGGGGGAGAATTGA
- a CDS encoding 50S ribosomal protein L13, with amino-acid sequence MENKIFIDAENAILGRLASVAAKLALEGKEVVIFNAEKAVISGKKPAILNEVKRKLETRTLASVEKSPTHPRRPDLYVRRVIRGMLPWKKPKGKAAYKRVKVYIGVPEDFSGKLIKIPEADSSKLKCKKIKVEELCKDIGGLK; translated from the coding sequence TTGGAAAATAAAATCTTTATTGATGCTGAAAACGCTATATTAGGTAGGTTAGCTAGTGTAGCAGCTAAATTGGCTCTTGAAGGAAAAGAAGTTGTAATTTTTAACGCTGAAAAAGCTGTAATCTCTGGTAAAAAACCTGCTATATTGAATGAAGTTAAAAGAAAACTTGAAACAAGAACTTTAGCTTCTGTAGAGAAGTCACCTACTCACCCAAGAAGACCTGATTTATATGTTAGAAGAGTAATAAGAGGTATGCTTCCTTGGAAAAAACCAAAGGGAAAAGCTGCTTATAAAAGGGTTAAAGTTTATATTGGTGTACCGGAAGATTTTAGTGGTAAATTGATTAAAATTCCAGAAGCAGATTCATCTAAATTAAAATGTAAAAAAATTAAAGTTGAAGAGTTATGCAAAGATATTGGGGGATTAAAATAA
- the secY gene encoding preprotein translocase subunit SecY has product MVRFIELFKPLARFLPDISSPKRKVSFNERLLWTGLVLIIYFIMSEIPLYGVGKGGAQDPFGALRIIFASHRGTLMELGIGPIVTAGLILQILAGSKMINVDLSDPSDRALFTSASKVLAVFMTLFEALAYLIGGAYGKLNFQTQAIILLQLLAAGIVIMLMDELLQKGWGFGSGISLFIAAGVAQTIWWNSVAPLGPMADGKYLGALVAFAQSLKNLSEASKAFYRSEGLPDMIGFITTIAIFMAVIYLNRLRVEVPVSYAKFRGFRGRYPIKLLYVSNIPVIFASALFGNIYFISQILWSRYNSSNSNFWLNLLGTFDIKEGHYQPSGGLVYYVISPKNLSEALSDPIRAVANIILMMVTCVFFAVTWVEVAGMDAKSIAKQLLDSGMQIGGFRRSSFPIQKIFEKYIPAVTILGGLLIGLIAVTADFFGAFGSGVGILLMVGILEQYYEILMRERMLEMYPGLSALMGKK; this is encoded by the coding sequence ATGGTTAGGTTTATAGAGTTATTTAAGCCTTTAGCAAGGTTCCTCCCTGATATTTCTTCTCCGAAAAGAAAAGTCTCGTTTAATGAAAGGTTACTTTGGACAGGCTTGGTTTTGATTATATACTTTATTATGTCTGAAATTCCATTATATGGAGTTGGAAAAGGAGGTGCGCAAGACCCTTTTGGAGCTTTAAGAATAATCTTTGCTTCTCATAGAGGAACATTAATGGAGCTTGGAATAGGACCCATAGTTACCGCAGGGTTAATTCTTCAAATTCTTGCAGGTTCAAAAATGATAAATGTTGATTTATCAGATCCATCTGATAGAGCACTTTTCACAAGCGCAAGCAAAGTTTTAGCAGTTTTCATGACTCTTTTTGAAGCTTTAGCTTATTTAATAGGTGGTGCATATGGGAAACTTAACTTTCAAACTCAAGCGATAATTTTGCTTCAATTATTAGCTGCTGGAATCGTTATTATGCTTATGGATGAGCTTTTACAAAAAGGTTGGGGTTTCGGTAGCGGTATAAGCTTATTTATAGCAGCTGGTGTTGCTCAAACTATTTGGTGGAATAGTGTTGCCCCACTTGGTCCTATGGCTGATGGAAAGTATTTAGGTGCTTTAGTTGCTTTTGCTCAATCACTTAAAAATTTAAGTGAAGCTTCAAAAGCTTTTTATAGGTCTGAAGGCTTACCTGATATGATTGGTTTTATAACAACAATTGCTATATTTATGGCGGTAATTTACTTAAATAGGTTAAGAGTTGAAGTTCCTGTATCATATGCCAAATTTAGAGGATTTAGAGGGAGATACCCTATAAAACTTCTTTATGTTTCCAACATTCCAGTTATTTTTGCTTCAGCTTTATTTGGGAACATATATTTTATTTCTCAAATTTTATGGTCTCGATACAACTCATCAAACTCTAACTTTTGGTTAAATCTTCTTGGAACTTTTGATATTAAAGAGGGACATTACCAACCTAGTGGTGGACTAGTATACTATGTGATTTCACCAAAAAATTTAAGCGAAGCTTTAAGCGACCCAATAAGAGCTGTTGCAAACATAATTTTAATGATGGTTACATGCGTCTTTTTTGCTGTAACATGGGTTGAAGTAGCTGGAATGGATGCAAAATCAATAGCTAAACAACTTTTAGATTCAGGAATGCAAATAGGTGGATTTAGGCGATCATCATTTCCAATACAAAAAATTTTTGAGAAATATATTCCTGCAGTAACTATACTTGGAGGTTTACTTATCGGCCTTATTGCTGTTACAGCTGACTTTTTTGGAGCTTTTGGTTCAGGAGTAGGAATATTATTAATGGTTGGAATTCTAGAGCAATATTATGAAATTTTAATGAGAGAAAGAATGCTTGAAATGTATCCTGGTTTAAGTGCTTTAATGGGTAAAAAGTGA
- a CDS encoding bis-aminopropyl spermidine synthase family protein gives MQKVKLQILSELINSSKSFWDLLADNNFLLKDFIDALTSLHNDGLITFDGSSFKLTEKGRKTINEKLGLFKSEICKSCLGKRVMFNGEFKEVFEEFKKIVKNRPDPTINFFQGYMKEYDVVARVAFMHLNNDLYNKSFVLIGDDDLLSIALSLTGLPSRICVLDVDERLGEYLKKINQKYNFEIEFYKYDVSEPLPENLINQFDVFSSEPLESESGLKAFIERGIYCLKNGGAGYFGLTTAEASFQKWLKIEKFLTKMNCVITDIIKSFSRYPMNYTTVNYEEFVRKLQFPIKPNPGVEWYKSTLFRFEILKKPKKIINRKLRIEYVDFKEDFTYPSF, from the coding sequence ATGCAAAAAGTTAAACTACAAATTTTAAGTGAATTAATTAATTCAAGTAAATCTTTTTGGGATCTTCTTGCTGATAATAATTTTTTATTAAAAGATTTTATAGATGCGCTTACTTCTTTACATAATGATGGTTTAATAACGTTTGACGGTTCTAGTTTTAAACTTACTGAAAAGGGGAGAAAAACCATTAATGAAAAACTTGGTTTATTTAAAAGCGAGATATGCAAAAGTTGTTTAGGAAAGCGAGTTATGTTTAATGGAGAATTCAAAGAAGTTTTTGAAGAATTTAAAAAAATAGTTAAGAATCGTCCAGATCCAACCATAAATTTCTTTCAAGGTTATATGAAAGAATATGATGTTGTCGCAAGAGTTGCATTCATGCATTTAAATAATGATCTTTATAATAAAAGCTTTGTTTTAATTGGTGATGATGATTTACTAAGTATAGCATTATCACTTACAGGTTTACCATCAAGAATTTGCGTTTTAGATGTAGATGAACGATTAGGTGAATACCTTAAAAAAATTAACCAAAAATACAATTTTGAGATAGAATTTTACAAGTATGATGTATCTGAGCCTTTACCTGAAAATTTAATTAATCAATTTGATGTTTTCTCTTCTGAACCACTTGAATCTGAAAGTGGATTAAAAGCGTTTATAGAAAGGGGAATTTACTGTTTAAAAAATGGTGGAGCTGGATATTTTGGTTTAACAACTGCTGAAGCTTCTTTTCAAAAATGGCTTAAAATTGAAAAGTTTTTAACTAAAATGAATTGCGTTATAACCGATATAATTAAAAGTTTTTCAAGATACCCAATGAATTATACTACTGTAAACTATGAAGAATTCGTTAGGAAACTTCAATTTCCTATAAAACCTAACCCTGGAGTTGAATGGTATAAATCAACTTTATTTAGGTTTGAAATATTAAAAAAACCTAAAAAAATTATTAACAGAAAATTACGTATAGAATATGTTGATTTTAAAGAGGATTTTACATATCCTAGTTTTTAA
- a CDS encoding Hsp20/alpha crystallin family protein, translating into MNEEFKRKRKYSSWRDDFNDEGLPDKPRSFYFGVKEKLPVYEFKGSFKMSIRRFQGEFEPLTDIIEKEYEIIVITEVQGVKKEDLEVKVQGKTLIIISRNENLQHYKALDLPKPVEPVPISLTFKNGVLLIELRKNKEESLIEKVKENI; encoded by the coding sequence TTGAATGAAGAGTTTAAAAGAAAACGAAAATATTCATCTTGGCGAGATGATTTTAATGATGAAGGTTTACCAGATAAACCTAGAAGTTTTTATTTTGGAGTTAAAGAAAAACTTCCTGTTTACGAATTTAAAGGAAGCTTTAAAATGAGTATTAGAAGATTTCAAGGGGAATTCGAGCCTTTAACGGATATTATAGAAAAAGAATACGAAATTATTGTTATAACAGAAGTTCAAGGAGTAAAAAAAGAAGATTTAGAAGTGAAAGTTCAAGGAAAAACATTAATAATAATCTCTAGAAATGAAAACCTTCAACATTATAAAGCTTTAGATTTACCTAAACCTGTTGAACCAGTACCTATCTCATTAACTTTTAAAAATGGAGTTTTACTAATTGAATTACGAAAAAATAAAGAAGAAAGTTTAATTGAAAAAGTGAAAGAAAATATTTAA
- the speD gene encoding adenosylmethionine decarboxylase — MGIHVIAEFLGVDANKISKVEIVKEILDRVISKSGLNCVSSSFHQFKPYGVSAIYLLSESHLSVHTWPEYEYIALDIFTCGADDGAFKALKFLIEEFKPKTVKKKIIKRGLYAKS; from the coding sequence ATGGGCATCCATGTTATCGCCGAATTTCTTGGGGTGGACGCTAATAAAATTTCAAAAGTTGAAATTGTTAAAGAAATTTTAGATAGAGTTATTTCTAAGTCAGGTTTAAACTGTGTTTCTTCAAGTTTTCACCAATTTAAGCCTTATGGAGTTTCTGCAATTTATTTATTAAGTGAATCTCATTTAAGCGTTCATACATGGCCTGAGTATGAGTATATAGCTTTAGATATTTTTACTTGTGGTGCAGATGATGGCGCATTTAAAGCACTTAAATTCTTGATTGAAGAGTTCAAGCCAAAAACAGTTAAGAAAAAAATTATTAAGAGGGGGTTGTATGCAAAAAGTTAA
- a CDS encoding uL15 family ribosomal protein, translated as MGKKKSRKMRGSRTCGWGVSGQHRKSGMRGGFGKAGRLNHKWTYMIKYAREEIGKKGFKSLRREKRKYTINVNELEELLKTKFSDLNSINLAQMGFKKLLGEGVITKPVKVIVEKCSKSAKKKIEEAGGEVVLLSEVKGVEALHG; from the coding sequence ATGGGTAAAAAGAAAAGCAGGAAAATGCGCGGTTCAAGAACCTGTGGTTGGGGTGTATCAGGTCAACATAGAAAAAGTGGAATGCGAGGCGGTTTTGGAAAAGCTGGAAGGCTTAACCATAAATGGACTTATATGATTAAGTATGCTAGAGAGGAAATCGGGAAAAAAGGTTTTAAAAGTTTAAGAAGAGAAAAAAGAAAATATACTATAAATGTTAATGAATTAGAGGAGTTATTAAAAACTAAATTTTCTGATTTAAATTCAATAAATTTAGCTCAAATGGGTTTTAAAAAACTTCTTGGAGAAGGAGTAATCACAAAGCCTGTTAAAGTGATTGTTGAAAAATGTTCTAAATCAGCTAAAAAAAAGATTGAGGAAGCTGGAGGCGAAGTTGTTTTATTAAGTGAAGTTAAAGGAGTAGAAGCTTTACATGGTTAG
- a CDS encoding DUF131 domain-containing protein gives MDNINIFTLGFILTLIGLGIIIASFLLYIKKTKPKINGGGVIFIGPIPLVFTTNKVIGKTLILITLLIILVMIFLMIYSF, from the coding sequence ATGGATAACATTAATATTTTTACATTAGGTTTCATCTTAACTTTAATTGGATTAGGCATTATTATAGCAAGTTTTCTCCTATATATCAAGAAGACAAAACCAAAAATTAATGGGGGAGGAGTTATTTTTATAGGGCCAATACCTTTAGTTTTCACTACAAATAAAGTTATAGGAAAAACTTTAATTTTAATAACGTTACTAATAATTCTAGTTATGATTTTTTTAATGATTTATTCATTTTAA
- a CDS encoding VIT1/CCC1 transporter family protein, whose amino-acid sequence MMNFKQIKTLLKFFGTEEIYRRYFFMNMFDGTLTTLGIIIGAYFSGAYLKTVVGAALGAGIAMGLSGFTGAYITERAEKLRKFNELKKAMLTNLTNSLHEKSINLTALFAAIIDGFSPVLAVAFSIIPFILAFFDLIKFNEAFYSSVAVSIGLLFIMGVFLGKISRENLVLSGFKMVLIGGLTALLIIIFSLVH is encoded by the coding sequence ATGATGAATTTCAAACAAATTAAAACATTATTAAAATTTTTTGGAACTGAAGAAATCTATAGAAGATATTTCTTTATGAATATGTTTGATGGTACGTTAACAACTCTTGGAATAATTATAGGAGCTTACTTTTCTGGAGCTTACTTGAAAACTGTTGTTGGAGCTGCTTTAGGAGCAGGAATAGCGATGGGTTTATCAGGGTTCACAGGCGCATACATAACTGAAAGAGCTGAAAAACTTAGGAAATTTAATGAATTAAAGAAGGCAATGCTAACTAATTTAACTAATTCTCTTCATGAAAAATCCATTAATTTAACAGCTTTATTCGCTGCAATTATAGATGGTTTTTCACCTGTTCTAGCGGTTGCATTTTCTATAATACCATTTATTCTAGCTTTTTTCGATTTAATTAAGTTTAATGAAGCTTTTTATTCTTCAGTAGCTGTTTCTATAGGGTTACTATTTATAATGGGGGTTTTCCTTGGTAAAATTTCAAGAGAGAACCTTGTTTTATCAGGATTTAAAATGGTGCTTATAGGTGGATTAACAGCTCTTTTAATTATCATTTTTAGTTTGGTGCATTAA
- a CDS encoding 30S ribosomal protein S4 encodes MGDPKKQRKKYETPRHPWRREQLEEELKLLGEYGLRNKRELWRYKTMLSKIRAIARSLLGKPPEEREKMQKEYIPKLVKLGLLPENATIDDVLDLDVKHLLERRLQTLVFKLNLAKSIHQARQLITHRHIMIGDRIVSIPGYLVTKDEETLIKYAPESPFNNPNHPALRKD; translated from the coding sequence ATGGGTGATCCTAAAAAACAAAGGAAAAAATATGAAACTCCCCGCCATCCCTGGAGAAGAGAACAACTTGAAGAAGAATTAAAACTGTTAGGAGAATATGGATTAAGAAATAAGCGAGAACTTTGGCGCTATAAAACTATGCTTTCTAAAATACGAGCTATAGCTCGATCACTTTTAGGTAAACCACCAGAAGAAAGGGAAAAAATGCAAAAAGAATATATACCTAAACTTGTTAAGTTAGGGTTACTCCCAGAAAACGCTACCATAGATGATGTTTTAGACTTAGATGTTAAACATCTTTTAGAAAGAAGATTGCAAACTTTAGTATTTAAACTAAACTTAGCTAAATCAATTCATCAAGCTAGACAACTTATAACCCATAGGCATATAATGATTGGTGATAGAATAGTTTCAATTCCAGGTTACCTAGTTACTAAAGATGAAGAAACATTAATTAAATACGCACCAGAGAGTCCCTTTAATAATCCAAATCATCCTGCTCTAAGAAAGGATTAA
- a CDS encoding 50S ribosomal protein L18e, translating to MDNIVLKKTIAFLKKKAKENNAFIWLSVAELLSKSRRRRICVNISKINRYSKDGDIIVVPGKVLGSGIINHKVIVGAFKFSESAKKKIEESGGECLSIINLVEKQPNGTGVKLIG from the coding sequence ATGGATAATATTGTTTTGAAAAAAACAATTGCTTTCCTCAAGAAAAAAGCTAAAGAGAACAATGCTTTCATATGGTTGAGTGTAGCTGAGCTTTTAAGTAAGTCTAGAAGAAGAAGAATTTGTGTTAACATTAGTAAAATTAACAGATACAGTAAAGATGGAGATATAATTGTTGTTCCAGGTAAAGTTTTAGGCTCAGGAATTATTAATCATAAAGTTATTGTTGGAGCTTTTAAATTCTCTGAATCAGCTAAGAAAAAAATTGAAGAATCTGGAGGAGAATGCCTATCAATAATTAATCTTGTTGAAAAACAACCTAACGGAACAGGAGTTAAATTAATAGGGTGA